The following coding sequences are from one Sphingomonadaceae bacterium OTU29LAMAA1 window:
- a CDS encoding CBS domain-containing protein: MTIAAILKDKGDDVVSLPRTATVGQALALLADKRIGAVPVVDGAAVVGIFSERDVVYGLAAYGPAALDRILADVMTQPVQSVTPKEPVIGALSLMTRRRIRHLPVVEGERMVGFVSIGDLVKYRIDRIEADAAAMRDYIQTA; this comes from the coding sequence ATGACGATCGCGGCAATCCTGAAGGACAAGGGCGACGACGTCGTGTCGCTGCCCCGTACGGCGACGGTGGGGCAGGCGCTGGCGTTGCTGGCCGACAAGCGGATCGGTGCGGTGCCGGTCGTCGATGGCGCGGCGGTGGTCGGCATCTTCTCCGAACGCGATGTCGTTTATGGACTGGCTGCCTATGGCCCGGCGGCGCTCGACCGGATCCTTGCCGACGTGATGACCCAACCGGTGCAGAGCGTCACCCCAAAAGAGCCCGTCATCGGGGCATTGTCGCTGATGACCCGGCGTCGCATCCGTCACCTGCCGGTGGTTGAGGGAGAGCGGATGGTCGGCTTCGTCTCGATCGGCGATCTCGTCAAATATCGCATCGACCGGATCGAGGCTGACGCCGCGGCGATGCGCGACTATATCCAGACCGCCTAG
- a CDS encoding lipopolysaccharide biosynthesis protein produces MTSPSNHPDNPSESLENQVRRAVLWRSGSQILAQVVQWGATFLVIRILDPRDYGLYAMTGVVLVFLNMLNGYGLASGLIQRDDVTPQQTRQLFGMLIALNGVLAVLQVAVAPLAAAYYRQPEVTQLLRVQALIYLITPFAALPYALLSRAMEFRRQATANIAASFAGAAAALGGALAGLGVWTLVWAPIALYAVRAVMLTWGARSLMWPSFDFRGAGHLARYGGVMAAGQFFWFLQSQADVFIGGRWFDPHQLGIYTTALFLAQIFVSKFVPPLNEVAFSAYARMQHDEGAVARAFVRSVRIIMLVAMPFYLGLAATAEPLVLTALDAKWIEVAPVVRLIALAMPFMTLQVLYSPACDARGRPGIGARNGAFGAVALAIAFLIGVRWGPVGLAWSWVAAYPIYLAVSTWRSLPVIGARVRDLADAIAPSAIAAIGMAVAVMLIDRSLPPLQPPVRLAVLVGVGVATYGAWLALFARGTVRELIAVVRKRPVAAAA; encoded by the coding sequence ATGACATCCCCCTCGAATCATCCCGACAATCCATCGGAATCGCTGGAGAATCAGGTTCGGCGCGCCGTGCTGTGGCGTTCCGGCAGCCAGATCCTCGCGCAGGTGGTGCAATGGGGGGCGACCTTCCTCGTCATCCGGATCCTCGATCCCCGCGATTACGGCCTTTACGCGATGACCGGGGTCGTTCTCGTCTTCCTCAACATGTTGAACGGATACGGGCTGGCGAGCGGATTGATCCAGCGCGACGACGTGACGCCGCAGCAAACGCGGCAGCTGTTCGGCATGCTGATCGCTTTGAATGGCGTACTCGCGGTGCTGCAGGTCGCGGTCGCGCCGCTCGCCGCCGCTTATTACCGGCAGCCCGAAGTAACGCAGCTTCTGCGGGTTCAGGCGCTGATCTATTTGATCACGCCATTCGCGGCCCTGCCTTACGCCCTGTTGAGCCGCGCGATGGAGTTCCGACGCCAGGCAACCGCGAACATCGCCGCTTCCTTCGCTGGCGCCGCCGCCGCATTGGGCGGAGCCCTGGCCGGGTTGGGCGTGTGGACGCTCGTATGGGCGCCGATCGCACTCTATGCGGTTCGGGCCGTCATGTTGACCTGGGGTGCAAGGTCGCTGATGTGGCCCAGCTTCGACTTCCGCGGCGCCGGTCATCTGGCTCGCTACGGCGGCGTCATGGCGGCCGGACAGTTCTTCTGGTTCCTGCAAAGCCAGGCGGACGTGTTCATCGGCGGGCGCTGGTTCGATCCGCACCAGCTTGGTATCTACACGACCGCGCTGTTCCTCGCACAGATCTTCGTGTCGAAATTCGTGCCACCGCTCAACGAGGTCGCGTTCAGCGCCTATGCCCGCATGCAGCATGACGAGGGCGCGGTGGCGCGGGCGTTCGTGCGGTCTGTACGGATCATCATGCTCGTCGCCATGCCCTTCTATCTCGGCCTTGCCGCCACAGCAGAACCGCTGGTGCTGACCGCACTCGATGCAAAATGGATCGAGGTTGCGCCGGTGGTGCGGCTGATCGCGCTGGCGATGCCGTTCATGACGTTGCAGGTGCTCTATTCGCCGGCCTGCGACGCGCGTGGGCGGCCGGGCATCGGCGCGCGCAACGGCGCATTCGGTGCGGTGGCGCTCGCAATCGCCTTCCTGATCGGCGTACGCTGGGGACCGGTGGGACTCGCGTGGAGCTGGGTTGCGGCTTATCCCATCTATCTGGCGGTCAGCACATGGCGGTCACTGCCCGTCATCGGAGCGCGTGTCCGCGATCTGGCCGATGCGATAGCGCCTTCCGCAATCGCCGCGATCGGGATGGCCGTGGCGGTGATGCTGATCGATCGCAGCCTGCCCCCCCTCCAACCGCCGGTGCGGCTGGCGGTGCTCGTCGGCGTCGGCGTCGCGACCTATGGCGCGTGGCTGGCGCTGTTCGCGCGTGGAACGGTGCGAGAGCTGATCGCAGTGGTGCGGAAGCGGCCGGTTGCGGCCGCCGCCTAG